The following proteins come from a genomic window of Triticum aestivum cultivar Chinese Spring chromosome 6A, IWGSC CS RefSeq v2.1, whole genome shotgun sequence:
- the LOC123129763 gene encoding uncharacterized protein, which produces MVFCHAFAQALEELVHLPANAGELLRAEVNEAWVVAVHDVVKEVPDLAVLALAASLVDLVPELGDALGEECLLVQRLLAMPQLRHALEFIQDIHRLGVGREHLRLRLALAVHHQAGLDIAHGAQLGRLFHQAPETIPEPSAPGGVLGDVLQGHLLASHCRQRDKTSQVGPLYSESAANCTRADGFHAT; this is translated from the exons ATGGTTTTTTGCCATGCGTTCGCCCAGGCTCTTGAGGAGCTCGTCCACCTTCCAGCCAATGCGGGCGAGCTCCTCAGAGCTGAGGTCAACGAGGCCTGGGTGGTTGCCGTGCATGATGTTGTAAAGGAGGTACCTGATCTCGCTGTCCTGGCACTCGCGGCGAGCCTTGTCGACCTGGTCCCGGAGCTTGGTGATGCGCTGGGTGAGGAATGCCTCCTGGTCCAGCGTCTTCTTGCAATGCCCCAGCTCCGGCATGCTCTTGAATTCATTCAGGATATCCACCGCCTCGGCGTGGGAAGGGAACACCTGAGGCTCCGCCTCGCTCTCGCCGTACACCACCAGGCAGGTCTTGACATCGCACATGGTGCCCAGCTCGGTCGCCTTTTTCATCAGGCTCCCGAGACGATTCCTGAACCTAGTGCGCCGGGCGGAGTCCTTGGCGATGTACTGCAGGGTCACCTTCTTGCGAGCCATTGCCGGCAAAGGGATAAAACTAGCCAAG TTGGCCCCTTGTATAGCGAGAGCGCGGCAAATTGTACGCGCGCAGATGGTTTCCACGCGACGTAA